TATACCGCGCCGCCTCCACCCCCATTCGTGCCGGCCCCTGCACCGCGACATGAACGCCCCGGCAGCGACTTCCGTGACCGCAACGAAAACCAGCAGAGGAGGGTCGCTCCGGGACCTGAATCGGACGAACAGCCAAGGAGTGATCTGCGTGATATTCGGATGGACAACCAGCAGTTGAGGATCAACCAGGGAGTTGACAAAGGCGAACTGACCAGAAGAGAGGCTGCGATTGTCCAGGAGAACCTCAATAGAATAAGGGCTTCGTATGCGCGCATGAAGGCTGCCGGCAGTAAACCGGTGCATGAGCTGGATAAGATCGACAAGAAGTTGGACCGGAACGACAATATGATCCATGACAAGAGGCGCAATGCAATAGAGCGGATCGACTGATATACGGTAATACGGGCTCATAGGGTAAAATAGATCTTCATGATATCGAACAATACCCTTGCACTGCTCGAATTCGACCGCCTTCTGGAAATCATTTCCCGTGGCGGCCATAGTGAAATATCGAAACAGGCGGTTCTGGATCTTGCGCCCCTCTTCACGAGGGCCGATATCCGGAACCGCTTTTTATTGATCGGAGACATTCGCAGGATCTCCAGCCAGGGCTCACTTTTACGGTTGCACTCATTTCAGGACCTTACGCATCTGCTCGGTCGCGTAAGGCCGCAGGGCGCTCTGCTGGAGGCTGTCGAGATATCGGCTTTTGTGCCGGTGCTTGAGATGGCACTCGAAATATCGACGCAGGTTTCCGAGTTCGAAGGGCTCAGGGCACTTTCTGAACTGACCGTATCGTTGACCGGCCAGCCTGAACTTCTCAAGACCATACAGAAATCGATCGATGCGGACGGCCATATCAAAGACAGTGCGTCCCCGGTTCTTGCCGGTATCCGCAGAGAGCTGAGACGGCTCGAAATGAATATTCAGAAGAAGCTTGAGGAGATGACGAGGGATGCCTCTCTTTCCGTCTTCCTTCAGGACGATTTCATCACCAAGAGGGCCGGCAGGTGGGTCATCCCGGTGAGGATGGACTCCAAAGGCATGGTGCCGGGTGTTGTGCATGATATCTCGAAGTCCGGAGAGACCGCTTTTATCGAGCCGCTCGCGGTCATTCATTTTTCAAACGAACTGGAGAACCTTTCAGCCGAGGAGAAGGCGGAAGAACTGCGCATCCTTCGGACCATCTCTGCAGAGATACGGTCAAAGGCGGGGGAGATAGCAGCGGAGTTTGCGGTCATCGTCCAGCTCGATATGCTGAACTGCATTGCGCGGTTTGCCGATCATCTTCATATGGAGGTGCCGGAGATAGGCGAATCAAACGCGGTCAGACTCGTTCATGCCCGCCATCCTCTCCTGGCCTTGGCCCTTGAGAAGGCCGGCAGCGACAGGAAGGTTGTCCCTCTGGACATTGAGCTTGGGGGAGAGGACACGGCCATGGTCATTACCGGATCGAATGCCGGCGGCAAGACCATATCCATAAAAACGGTTGGTCTCCTGCTCTGCATGGCCTTGTCCGGCATGCCGGTGCCTGCGGGTCCATCATCGAGTTTTCCGCTAGTCAGTTCGCTGCTCGTGGATATGGGTGACGAGCAGTCGATCGAGAGCAGCCTCTCGACCTTCTCCGCCCATGTCAGAAATATTGCCGAAATTCTTGAGACCGCTGATGCCAATGCCATGGTCCTGATCGATGAACTCGGAACAGGCACCGATCCTGATGAAGGCACCGCGCTTGCCTGCGCAGTCCTGAGGGAACTGCAGCAGAAGGGTTCCCTGGTATTTGCGACTACCCATCTTATGGGCATCAAGGGTTTTGTGCATAGAGCCCGCGGTATGGTGAACGCCTCCATGGAGTTTGACAAGAAATCCCTTACGCCGCTGTACCGGCTCAGGACCGGCGAGCCGGGTCAGTCGCATGCGCTGGAGATAGCACGGAAATTCGGGCTGCCTGCTCATGTGGTTGATGCTGCCAGGGAGCTGTTGGGCGGAGGCAAGGTTGAACTTGATACGCTCATGGCTGATCTGAACGACAAGAGGGCGGAGTATGAGCAGCTTCTTGGGGATTTGCGGAGGAAGCAGGGCGAAGTTGAGGCAAAGGTCCAGGAAGCGGAAAAGAGGATCGCGGAGGCAGAGCTGAAAAAAAGAGAGATGCTTGCCAGTGCCCACAAGGAAGCGCTTGCTGTCGTATCTGACAGTAAACGGCAGCTGAGGGTTCAACTGGATGAAATAAAAAATAAAGAGAAGAAAGATCTCCAGGATAAGATTAAACAGGTTGAGCTGAAGCAGCGGCAGCTGTCTGAGACGCTGGCCCAATATGCAATGGATGAGGCCGGAACACTCAGCATTGAAGATATCCATATCGGTGATCAGGTATTTGTGAAGTCCCTGGGGTACGACGGCGCGGTTTCCGGGATCATGGCAAAGGCTGACCGTGTGAAGATTATCTCCGGCTCAAAAGAGATCCTCGTGCCGGTGTCGGACATCAGGATAAAGAAGGGCAGGGCTCTGGCTGAAAAAAAGGAAATGACTGCGCGTCAGGAAGTGCATGACGAGATGGCTCCGTCCAGGATCAACCTGGTCGGTACGCGCGTTGATGAGGCGCTCTCAAGGCTCGAACCGTTTCTGAACCACGCAGCGCTTGCCGGTTTCCGTGAAGTTACGATCATCCATGGTTATGGTACCGGCATCCTGGCCAAAGCAGTGCGTGAACATGTTACGCGCCATCCGCTGGTCAAACAGTTTCGACATGGCGAGCCGTCCGAGGGCGCCGGCGGCGTTACCGTCGTTACCTTGGTATAGGCAATGAAAAGTCCTTCCCGCTCTTAACTCCCGAACCTTCTCATCATAGTTACGGAAAGATTAATCCCCTGTTTTTGCGGGTCTTACGGGTGATCAGTCAGAATACAGAGGCCCTTTAACAGCATAAAATACGCCTGTTCTTATTGACAACAGATGGCATTTGGCTAATAATTGACGATAAATATTTTCATGGGTTTTCTCGATACCAGCTGTCATGGGAAAAGAGAACATTACAGGGAAACGGCAGATGTTCATCTATACATGCTGTCAGATGTTAATTTTGGAAATCGGGAATGAAACGCAGGAAAAAGAACTCCGGGAATAATAGAATCCCATTTGCCTGGAGAGCCTGGCAGACAATTGGCTGTTCTGCTGTCGGGGCGCTCCTCTTTGCGGCTATCTACTACAAGGGCTTTGTTGACCTGGAAGCCACGGTCGGCAAATCTCCTGATCCTGTTGAGCGTATTGTGTTCAGCGCCTGTTTCGCCATCTTCTTTACCATCCTGACGGCCGTATGGTCCGGTGTAATTCTCCGGCGCATACACGAAAAACAGTCCATGGCAGATATCGCTGAGGATATCGCAAAAGAGGTTGCTGCCGAAGCACTGAGCGCTGTCGCCGAGGGGATCGTGGGAGGCGTCTCTGGAGGGTCGGTCAAGAGTTCATCGGGTACGAAGGGCGGTGGAGGTTCGTTCGGCGGGGGCGGGTCTTCGGGGGATTATTAACGTCAACTCCTGATCAGCCGGTGCAGGATGGAGCAAGGTGCATCTGAGCAGAGAAAGAACTGTCCCGGGATGCAATCAGGAAGAGTTGACACATTATGCTGCGTATCCATATAAGGGAAGGAGTAATTCTCCTGCCGGCGCTGCCTATATAAACCTTATACAACTTGATATAAGACCCATTTTTCTTATATTCTAAATACCTGCATTAGCGGCAGCGATCAGAGGTTTTCTCCAGAAATACCGCAGCAGAGATACTATACATCCGGCGTTTCACGTATTCGCGGAATAACAAGAAGGGACATATGCTACAGATAAACAATCTTAACAAGTCTTTTGGCAAGCAGGAGATATTCGACAACGTAACGGCAACGATCAACAGCGGCGAGCGGGTAGGTTTCGTCGGCAGGAACGGCTCCGGCAAGACAACGCTCTTTAAGATGATCCTTGACGAGGAGCATCCTGACTCGGGGAATATCAGTGTGCCGCAGGGGTACCGGATCGGACACCTTTCGCAGCACATCCATTTTACGAAGAAGACAGTATTGAAAGAGGCCTGCCTGAGCCTCAGACCGAACGAAGACGGCATTGATGAGACATACAAGGTAAAAAAGATCCTGAGCGGTCTCGGTTTTGGTGAGGACGACCTTGAAAAGAATCCCCAGTCCCTCTCCGGCGGATACCAGATCCGTCTGAACCTCGCAAAGGTGCTGGTATCTGAGCCAAACCTCCTGCTGCTTGACGAACCGACCAACTATCTCGATATTGTCTCGATCCGCTGGCTTGGTCAGGAACTGCGGGCATGGCAAGGTGAACTGATACTTATCACGCATGACCGCGATTTCATGGACAGCGTGACGACCCATACCATGATTGTGCATCGCTGCAAGCTGCGGAAGGTCCCCGGTCCTACGGAGAAGCTCATTGAACAGATAGCCCTTGAAGAAGAGGTCCATGAGAAGACAAGAATTAATGACGAGAAGAAACGCAAGGATGTGGAGCAGTTCATCAACCGCTTCAGGGCCCAGGCAAATAAGGCCAAGGCAGTCCAGTCAAGGATCAAGGCGCTCCAGCGGCATGAGCGGCTCGAAAAACTGACAGATATCAGGACACTCGACTTCTCTTTTAATGCTGCGCCGTTCACCGGCAAGCAGCTTCTTGTTGCCGAGAACCTGTCGTTCGGCTTTGACAGGCATGAACAGCTGATCAGGGACCTAAATCTGATCATCGGCAAGAGGGACCGCATTGCGATCGTCGGCAAAAACGGCAAGGGCAAAACAACGCTCCTGAACCTTCTTGCCAATGAACTGAAGCCCCAGCATGGCGTAATCACACCGCATCCTGCCACAAAACTCGCGTATTTCGGCCAGACGAATATCAGCCGGCTGAATACGGCAAATACGGTGGAAGAAGAGATCATGAATGTCCACCCGGACCACAGCCGCGGCGTCAGCAGGAAGATCTGCGGGTTGATGATGTTCAACGGCGACCATGCGCTTAAAAAGATATCGGTGCTTTCGGGCGGCGAGAAGATCCGCGTATTGTTAGGCAAGATCCTGGTCAGCCCTGCCAATCTGCTTTTCCTTGACGAGCCTACCAACCATCTCGACATGGAGTCCATTGATTCGCTTGTTGAGGCGATCGAGGCCTTTGCCGGTGCTGTTGTGATCGTCACGCACAGCGAGATGATCCTCCATGCAATGGCTGAAAAGTTGGTGATCTTCGACGACAACAAGGTCAGCGTCTTTGACGGCACGTATCAGGATTTCCTTGACCGGGTAGGTTGGAAGGATGAGGCACCAATCGACAGCGCACCGGAGAAGCGTGCAAAGGCAGAAAAGGGCATCAACAGGAAGGACCTCAGAAAGATGCGTGCAGAGATCGTCACAAACAAATCCAAGGCCCTGAAACCGATCCAGAAGCGCATGACCGAGATAGAGCATACGATCGTGAAACTCGAAAAAAAGGTGGAGCATGATACCAAAGCGCTCCATGACGCGACACAGAAGGGCCATGGGGACCAGATCCAGAGTCTGTCAAAGGATATTCACGACATGCAGAAGAAGATCGAACCCCTGTTTAATGAACTTGCCACATTAACCGAGGAGTTCGAGAGAAAAAGCAAAGAGTTCGAGGAACGGCTGAAAGAGGTTGCATAAGCCGGCATTGCTTCGATTATAGTAGAACGTACATTGATTATTCCCTTTTTCAGTCAGGAGAACGATAATGGATCTGACTAAGTATTTCAAGCCCGTTGTTTCGATGACCGCTGAAGAGGCGCGCGAGTTTATAAAGGGAAAGAACCCTGATGACTACAATCTGATCGATGTGCGCCAGCCCGTGGAATATGAACTTCGCCATCTTGCGGGTGCCCGGCTTATACCTGTGGGTGAACTGCAGGAACATCTCAATGAAATTGATAAGGCCAAGCCGACCATAGCCTATTGAGGCTCAGGTGTGCGCAGCCGGGCGGCTGCGGCAATCCTTTCCGACTCCGGTTTTAATACGGCATTTACTATGCAGGGAGGCATCAGGGCCTGGGAAGGGCTCGTGGCCGCAGGTCCTCCAGAGGCCGGTATGGCTTACTTCGGCGATGCCGTGAAGCCTGATGAACTTGCCATGCTTGCCTGGATACTTGAAGAGGGGTCACGGACATTCTATCTGCGTCTTGACGAATTCCTTCATGACGATGAGGCACGCCATCTGTTCCAGAGCCTTGCAAAGGCAGAGGAAAGCCACGAAAAGACCCTCGCTGAACTGTATAAAACATTCTCAGGCGGCAGTGCGCTGAAGGAGAAGCTTCCTGCACAAAAGAATGAGTTCATGGAAGGCGGCGTCAGGGTTGATGAGTCGCTCCTCTGGGCACGGGATAAGGATGTCACCTCGATCCTTGAATTCGCCATATCTCTTGAGACGAATTCCTATGACCTGTATATCAAGATGGGACGCAGATTCGAAGGTGATGCCAGAAAAGTCTTTTCACTCCTTGGGAATGAGGAAAAAAAACATCTCGAAAGGCTGGCAGGACTGCTCGAAAAGAAAGTCTGAATAAAAAGGGAGATGCTATGGCAGGAATCAAGATAGGTATCATCGGCGGCTCGGGCATGGATGACCCGAAGCTGCTGCAGAACAAGAAAGAGAAGAAGGTAAAGACCCCTTATGGCAGCCCATCGTCAGCGCTGACGACCGGCAAGATCAACGGCATTGACGTTGTCATCCTTGCGCGCCACGGCAAGGACCATTCGATCTATCCGACTGGCGTGAATTTCAGGGCGAATGTCCATAGCCTGAAGCAGGAAGGCTGCACCCATATCCTTGCCACTACTGCTGTGGGCTCGCTGCGGGAGAAGATCAGGCCCGGCGACCTGGTCTTTGTTGACCAGTTCATTGATTTTACCAAACAGCGGACTCTGACATTCCATACGAAAAAGAAGGTTGTCCATACTCCCATGGCAGAACCGTTCTGTTCTGACCTGCGCTCGCTGCTGGTCAAGTCAGCCAGGGAGCTGAAGCTGCGCCACCACGCAAAGGGCACGGTCGTGGTGATCGAAGGGCCCCGGTTCTCGACGAAGGCAGAGTCTCATATGTTTAGATTGCTCGGGGCTGATGTGATCAATATGTCAACGGTCCCTGAGGTGATCCTTGCGCGGGAGCTCGGCCTCTGCTACCAGGCGATCGCCATGTCAACGGACTATGACTGCTGGAAAGAGGACGAGGAGCCTGTCACCTGGGAGATGATCCTTGCGACCATGCATAAGAATGCCGAGAATGTTAAGCAATTGCTGCTCAGGACCATAGAGAAGATAACGACTGTGCATAGCCACTGCGGATAAAGGAGGAACCCATGCCGATCAAATCGAGAATAAGGACCATACCGGATCACCCCAAAAAAGGGATTATGTTCAGGGATATTACGACGCTTATCAAAGACCCTGTCGGCTTCAGGCTGGTGATCGATAACTTCACCCAGCGGTATATTACCGATGAGATCAACTTCGACATGATCGTTGGTATTGAGGCCCGGGGATTTATCATCGGCGGTGCGCTTGCCTATACGCTCGGAAAGGGATTTGTCCCTGTGCGCAAGACCGGCAAGCTGCCGGGCGAGAAGATCAGCCACGAGTATGCGCTTGAATACGGCACGGACAAGATAGAGATGCATGTCGATTCGATCAGCAAGGGAACGAGAGTTCTTCTGGTCGATGACCTGCTTGCCACAGGGGGGACTGCACTTGCCGCTGCCGCGCTTATCGAAAAGCTCGGCGGTGTGGTTGCCGAGATGGCCTTTATCGTGAACCTGCCTGATGTTGGCGGAGCAAAAAAGCTCGCTGAGAAGGGATATAAGGCCTACTGCCAGACCGAGTTCGAAGGCGATTAGTTTTTTGTGATCCCCTGGATATTCCTTGACAGTGCGCAGGCACCCGGAAACGGCGGAGAGCTGAGACTCTACCAGCGTGGCGCCGAGTTTTCGATCAGAGTCGAAAAGTGCGAACTCATGAACAGCCGTCAGTACGGTTCAGAAGATGCGCTGGCCGAACTTGCCTGCAAAAGAATTGCTAACCGTCCTCATCCCCGCGTCCTGATAGGCGGTCTCGGTATGGGTTACACCCTCAGAGCGGCACTGAACAATCTGAGTTCTGACGGCAGGGTGGTTATGGCCGAACTGGTCCCTGCCGTTGTAGCATGGAACCGCGGCCCGCTTGCCGAGCTTGCAGGCAATCCTCTCAAAGATCCTCGTGTGACTGTGCGAGAGTCGGATGTTGGAGCGGTCATGCGTGAGAAGCAGCATGCATACGATGCCATTATGCTGGACGTTGATAATGGGCCAGAGGGCCTGACCAGAAAGAGCAATGACCTGCTTTACGGATTGCCAGGTCTGAAGATCGCCTATGACGCCTTGCGGCCGGCAGGGGTGCTGGCGGTATGGTCAACGAGCGAGAATGACGGGTTTGTCCGGCGCCTTCGCAAGGTAGGCTTCACGGTTGATGAGGTCCCTGTGCGTGCGCGTGGCGCCCGCGGAGGGGCAAGATACATTATCTGGCTTGCCCAGCGGGGAGACTGATACCTGCTAAGCAGTATTTGCTTTTAACGTCACTTTCATATGGAATTACGCAATCCCTGCCAAAAAGCTGATTACGCAGGTCACCTGCCATTCCACAGGTTTCAAGAAACTGCAACGTTGAGATGTTACCCGGAGACAAATACAAAAGGACCCTGTTACTGAGCTATCGTCACATAAGTCATCAAAAGTTTCTGTTTGTGACGACTGCCCGAGCATGATTAATCCGTCACGCCAGCGGCGAGACTTTCGGTAATTTCTATTTTTTGTCTGAGTTACCGAATCTGATTTTTGTGCTATAGTAACAACAATTTTAATCATGAAAAAAGCAGAAGAACATAATCATTCCCTGGAGCTTAAGGACGGAGCGAAAATCGCAGTTATAGGCGGCGGCCCGACCGGTTCCTTTTTCAGTATCTTTGCCCTCAAGATGGCGAAGATGATCGGCAAAGAACTGGATGTAACGATTTTTGAGCCCAAAGAGTTCATGAAGGACGGCCCCGGCGGCTGCAACAGGTGCGGAGGTATAATTTCGGAACTGCTCGTCCAGACCCTTGCCGTAGAGGGAATAAACTTGCCCGATTCCGTTATCCGGAAAGGGATCAACTCATATGTGCTCCATACAAACCGTGGTGACGTCAATATAGATACCCCCCACTTGGAAAAAACTATTGCTACCGTATACCGGGGAGGCGGCCCGAAGGGCATGATCGGGCATGATAAGGAGAGCTTCGATAACTTTCTGCTCCATTATGCCGTAAGCGAAGGGGCTGTCCATAAGCAGCTCAGGATCGATCATATCGAACGAAGGGAAAGGCCGGTGCTCTTTTCAAAAGACGGCGAGGTAATGGCTGCGGATCTTGTTGTCGGCGCTTTCGGTGTAAACAGCACCGCAGCAAAGATGTTCGAAGGTTTGGGGTTCGGGTACAAGGAACCGCCGACGGTCACAGCCGCGATATGCGAAATAAAAATGGGTGAAGAGTTAGTGGCAAAGCATTTCGGCAACGCGATCCATCTCTTTCTTCTTCCCGACACCGGTATAAAATTTGCAGCCATGGTCCCCAAAGGGCCCTATGTCTCTCTCTGCATATTGGGCAAGGATTTGAGCTCAAAAAAGGTGGACGATTTTATGTCAAAACCGGTGGTCAAAGCGGTCCTGCCAAAGCCTGCCGATTATCAGGTCGAATGCAGGTGTCTGCCCAGGATGAATGTCGGCGCTCCAAAGAGACCCTTTACCGACAGAATCGTCATGTGCGGCGATGCAGGCTCAACAAGACTCTTCAAGGACGGACTCGGAGCTGCATATCTTATGGGAAAGGCCGCTGCAAAGACGGTCGTATTTCGCGGCGTCGGGGAAACTGACTTCAGAGCAGATTACTATCCTGTTTACCGGGACATCGTGACAGACAATTTCTTCGGAAGATATCTCTATATGATTACCGACATCTACCGGAAAAACGGAATACTGACGAAAGGCCTGATCGAGACGATAAGAACGGAGCAGCACAGCGACGATATATTTAAACCGCTAAGCGGTATGATGTGGGACATGTTTACCGGAAACGAGAGATATAAACGGATATTGCCAAAGGCGCTGAGCCTCAAGATGCATTTAAATTTGTGGGAGCAGCTGGCGAAGGCCGTTGTCGGCAGGAATTAATTAGAGGAGGACCAGGTGAAAGACGGCGATTTTCTCGGAAGAGTTTATTCAGACGGCGAGGTCATTTTTAAGGAGGGCGACAAGGGCGAAGGGATGTACGTAGTCCAGTCCGGAAAGGTCCGGATATCAATGCAGACGTCTTCCGGTGAAGTGGTTCTTAACACCATCGGCAGCGGCGACATACTTGGAGAAATGGCCATCTTTGATAAGCAGCCGCGTTCTGCGACAGCCTCTGCTCTGGGCGAAGCAAGGATTCTGAGTGTTGACAAGGCGAAACTCTTCAGGCTTATAAGCGGAGATCCGACTACTGCATTCAAGATCATTGAGTCTATGAGTACAAGGATAAGAAGGCTGAGCGATGAGCTTTCGAAATATAAAAACGCGCAGTCAACATGAATGTAAGCTTACAAAATGGAAGAAACAGATCGCGCGCGAAGAAAAATAGGGCTTAATAAACTTATCTCCAGGAAAGAAGAGTCCGCTATTGTCTCGGATATCATTGCCCTCGCAGGCTGCGAGATCACCATCTATGACGCCGACGGCAGATTAATCCAGGGCAGGGACCAAACCGATGTTGCGAGGATACCCATTGAATTTGACGGCGATACAGTCGGCTGGGTGTCGGGGGGAGAAAATGCCCCGAAGGTGGCTGCGTTTCTGCGGTATCTTTACGCGACCGGCTCCAATAAAAGGGCCCTTGTAAAAGACTCTCTCGAGAAGTACAAGGAAATAACCCTGCTCTATGACCTCGGGGAGAAGATAACCGACTGCCTCGATATTCATAGCGTAGCGGTACTGATTATTGAAGAAACGAAGAAAATCATCAGGTCCGACAACGTCTCGTTGATGCTTCTGGAGGGCGACCAGGGCGAGCTTGCAATCCTTGAGGCGTGGGGAGAGGAATCCCCTGGAAAATTATGCATGAAAAAGGGGAAAGGAATTGCCGGCAGCGTCGCCGCCTCCGGGGCCGCAGAGATCGTCAATGATGTCGCAGCTGACAGCAGATTCATCGTCGGCGAAAAAATAATACACTCGCTCATCTGCGCGCCGCTCAAGGTCAAAGATAAGGTGATTGGGGTTCTCAACATCAGTTCCTCTCTCCCTCACTCCTACTCATCCGGAGACCTGAAAATGGCCATGGTTCTCGCCTATCAGGCCGCCATGACTATTGACAACGTCCGCAACCGCTCCGTCAGGGAGACCTTCGGACGCTATCTCTCGGATGAGATCGTACGAAGCATCCTGGAGACGCCCGGCGGGATGAACCTGGGAGGTGAGAAGCGGACCGTTACCATCCTGATGTCCGATCTGCGCGGGTTTACCTCTATCGGGGAGAGATCACCGGCAGAGAACGTGGTCGGCATGATAAACATCTATCTCAGCGTCATGACCGAAATCATTCTGAAATATCATGGCACGATCGATGAATTCATCGGGGACGCCATTCTTGTGATTTTCGGTGCGCCCATACAGCGTGATGACGACATGACGCGCGCCGTAGCCTGTGCCGTTGAAATGCAGACGGCAATGGAAGAGGTCAACAGGAGGAACAGGGAAGCCGGATATCATGAAGTGGCAATGGGTATCGGCATCAATACCGGCAGTGTGGTAGTCGGCAACATCGGATCTAATAAAAGAACAAAATATGCGGTGGTCGGCAGAAATGTAAACCTGACTTCGCGGATAGAATCATATACTGTAGGCGGACAGATCCTCGCATCCCAAGGCACGGTTGAGGCCTGCGGAGAAATATTGAGAATAGACAGCACTATGGAGGTCATGCCGAAAGGTGTGCAAAAACCGCTCACCATTTACGAGGTGGGAGGGATAGGCGGAAATTATAATCTTGTTCTTCCGGAGAAAAAGAGGACGGAGTTGCCGGAACTCGATCGCCCGCTCCTTGTTCGTTTTAAGGTGCTCGACGGGAAAAATGTCGCTGGGGAATCCTTTAAAGGCAGGATACTCAAGATGTCCGGCATGGAAGCAGAGATTCATGCTGATCTGATAACTGACAGATTGTCGAACCTCAGGATTACGCTGGCAGGGACCGGGAGCAATGAAACAGCACCAGAGCTTTATGCAAAGGTCACGGAGAACATATCGGCAGAGCCGCCGGTCTTCAGGGCATGCCTGACTTCAGCTGCGTCGCAGGTCCAGACATTTATGAATGCGGCATATTATTCCGGCGGGAAGGACCGTCATATGACGATCAAGTTCCTTGGCGTAGGTTCACAATTTTCGGGTCATGACTATTATCACTCAAACATGCTGATCACGGCGAAGAGCGGTAAGAAGCTGCTGCTCGACTGCGGGAGCGATATACGGTTTTCGCTGAAGGAAACTGATATCCCATTGGGAAGTATCGCGAGCGAAATTGATGCGGTATATATTTCACATCTTCACTCAGACCATATCGGCGGAGTTGAAACAATTGCTCTTTGCTCATATTTTAGTCCAGGAGACCAAAAACCGAAGCTTTTTGCAGAGGATGAAATGATCCCGAGACTTTGGCTTGACTCCCTGAAAGGCGGCCTGCAGTGCATCCAGGGCAGATGCATGGAACTCGGGGATTATTTCGAATGTTGCCCGGTGCCGGATGCAGGGTCTTTCCTTTGGGAAGGAATTAAATTCAGCCTTATTAAGATGCCTCATATACAAAGCGGGCAGAAGGAACATAATAGTTATGGTCTGATAATAGAGGAGCAGAGTGAAGGGGTGAACGTCTTCGTTACCGCTGATACCCAGTTTAGGCCTGAGCTGATTAATGAAATTGCCGAAGGTGTTGATCTTATATTCCATGATTGTGAAACATCCCGATTCAAGACGGGAGTGCATGCCCATTACGAAGAGCTATGCACCCTGCCTGAAGAGGTGAAGCTGAAAATATGGCTTTATCATTACCAGCCTGACCCCGTTTATAATCCCGAGGCCGACGGCTTCAGGGGATTTGTAATCAAGGGACAGGAGTTCGAAATTAAGCATAAACGTTACCATGATTGAAGTCATAGTATCCGAAGATCAGGTGCTTGAGCTGCAGTTCAAAATGGAAATCTGAGGAGAAGATAATGACACGTAAGCTCTCGGCGGATGTCATCAGAAAACGGAATCTGCAATGGGTGCTCCTGCCCATTGTCATAGTTACCATCGCACTGGGCTGGAAATATACTTTTCTGGGATACAGTGTGCCGATAGTCATGATGGCCGGCATGACGGTGGGGGCATTCAAAGGGCGTTATATGTGTGGGAATTTCTGTCCGCGGGGTGGCTTTGCGGACCGTCTGCTGTCGATGGTCAGTCGTGAAAAACCGATCCCCCTATTTTTCGGGGGTATGCAATTTCGGTTGATCGTTTTTGCTGCTCTCATGAGTTTTATGACTTTTCGGCTGATGAACAAACCTGCCGCTCTCGACTGGGCAGACCACATCGGCAAAGTTTTCTGGTTTATGTGTATTTTTACGACGAGTATTTCAGTGGTTCTGGGTGTAGTTATCCATCAGCGGTCATGGTGTTCCTTTTGTCCAATAGGCACTGTCGCAAATGTGGCGGGCAAAGGGAAATATCTTTTCCATATAGACAAAGATACATGCAAGGAATGCAGGGTCTGTGAAAAGGCATGCACCATGAAACTGGAAATAGTGAA
This window of the Nitrospirota bacterium genome carries:
- a CDS encoding 4Fe-4S binding protein, producing MTRKLSADVIRKRNLQWVLLPIVIVTIALGWKYTFLGYSVPIVMMAGMTVGAFKGRYMCGNFCPRGGFADRLLSMVSREKPIPLFFGGMQFRLIVFAALMSFMTFRLMNKPAALDWADHIGKVFWFMCIFTTSISVVLGVVIHQRSWCSFCPIGTVANVAGKGKYLFHIDKDTCKECRVCEKACTMKLEIVKFRPEGKLLNPDCLKCGECVGACPTKALSFPLQTG
- a CDS encoding GAF domain-containing protein, producing MEETDRARRKIGLNKLISRKEESAIVSDIIALAGCEITIYDADGRLIQGRDQTDVARIPIEFDGDTVGWVSGGENAPKVAAFLRYLYATGSNKRALVKDSLEKYKEITLLYDLGEKITDCLDIHSVAVLIIEETKKIIRSDNVSLMLLEGDQGELAILEAWGEESPGKLCMKKGKGIAGSVAASGAAEIVNDVAADSRFIVGEKIIHSLICAPLKVKDKVIGVLNISSSLPHSYSSGDLKMAMVLAYQAAMTIDNVRNRSVRETFGRYLSDEIVRSILETPGGMNLGGEKRTVTILMSDLRGFTSIGERSPAENVVGMINIYLSVMTEIILKYHGTIDEFIGDAILVIFGAPIQRDDDMTRAVACAVEMQTAMEEVNRRNREAGYHEVAMGIGINTGSVVVGNIGSNKRTKYAVVGRNVNLTSRIESYTVGGQILASQGTVEACGEILRIDSTMEVMPKGVQKPLTIYEVGGIGGNYNLVLPEKKRTELPELDRPLLVRFKVLDGKNVAGESFKGRILKMSGMEAEIHADLITDRLSNLRITLAGTGSNETAPELYAKVTENISAEPPVFRACLTSAASQVQTFMNAAYYSGGKDRHMTIKFLGVGSQFSGHDYYHSNMLITAKSGKKLLLDCGSDIRFSLKETDIPLGSIASEIDAVYISHLHSDHIGGVETIALCSYFSPGDQKPKLFAEDEMIPRLWLDSLKGGLQCIQGRCMELGDYFECCPVPDAGSFLWEGIKFSLIKMPHIQSGQKEHNSYGLIIEEQSEGVNVFVTADTQFRPELINEIAEGVDLIFHDCETSRFKTGVHAHYEELCTLPEEVKLKIWLYHYQPDPVYNPEADGFRGFVIKGQEFEIKHKRYHD